A stretch of Methanobrevibacter sp. DNA encodes these proteins:
- the pseG gene encoding UDP-2,4-diacetamido-2,4,6-trideoxy-beta-L-altropyranose hydrolase codes for MYNDNKILVVIPARGGSKGIPRKNIRLLGGKPLIAHTIEMGKASKYVDDVIVTTDDNEIKFIAEKFGAETIKRDGNLAEDSIPLDPVIYDATLQKENELNYEYDLVITVQPTSPLLKTKTLDLAIETLLNPIDRDDQSDKNEYYDTIISVVDDRHLSWGYDEENKKYFPLYKERVNRQYLPKAFKETGSIFATKREFVKENSRLGDNIGLIEISKQESIDIDNYEDWWVAERILKKKRILIKADASHEIGTGHIYRALSIASKLVNHEVMFLLDEAQPLGIEVVRNNNYPYITHNSAKGEGKKAEDEAKDEIIAKIVEYDPDIVINDILNTNSKYTKTLRDKGFFIVNFEDVGGGVKYAHMVFDALYEHKIPLKNLYSGHKYYILKDEFYYQSFKEIEEEVDKVLLTFGGTDPNNLTEKVLESILESNYKNKIEIILGLGYANKKEIQEKYKDNERIEIYENVKNMSEHMHDADLIFTSAGRTMYEIASLGVPCICLCQNERELSHIFGNVENGFINLGLGSECSKEEIKETFESTIEDYQLRKEMNRRMSEIDLKHGFDNIKRLIKQSYKEWEEENK; via the coding sequence ATGTATAATGATAATAAAATTTTAGTTGTAATTCCTGCTAGAGGAGGCTCAAAAGGCATTCCCCGCAAGAACATACGCTTGCTTGGAGGAAAGCCACTTATAGCACATACAATAGAGATGGGAAAGGCATCAAAATATGTTGATGATGTCATTGTAACAACCGATGACAATGAAATCAAGTTCATTGCAGAAAAATTCGGCGCGGAAACAATAAAGAGAGATGGAAATCTTGCAGAAGACTCAATTCCACTTGATCCGGTTATCTACGATGCCACACTTCAAAAGGAAAATGAACTCAATTATGAATATGACCTTGTTATCACAGTACAGCCTACTTCCCCACTTCTTAAGACAAAAACCTTGGATTTAGCTATTGAAACATTATTAAACCCAATTGACAGAGATGACCAATCAGATAAGAATGAATATTATGACACAATAATAAGCGTTGTTGACGACAGGCACTTAAGTTGGGGATACGATGAAGAAAACAAAAAGTATTTCCCACTTTACAAGGAAAGAGTGAACAGGCAATACCTGCCAAAGGCATTTAAGGAAACTGGAAGCATCTTTGCAACAAAAAGAGAATTCGTTAAGGAAAACAGCCGCCTTGGAGATAATATCGGACTTATTGAAATCTCCAAACAGGAAAGCATTGACATAGACAATTATGAAGACTGGTGGGTGGCTGAAAGAATCCTAAAGAAGAAGAGAATCCTGATTAAAGCTGATGCATCTCATGAAATCGGAACAGGACACATCTACAGAGCTCTCTCAATAGCTTCAAAATTGGTCAATCATGAAGTGATGTTCCTTCTTGATGAGGCACAGCCTTTGGGAATTGAAGTTGTAAGAAACAATAACTACCCTTACATAACCCATAACAGCGCCAAAGGTGAAGGAAAAAAGGCAGAGGATGAAGCAAAAGATGAAATCATAGCGAAAATAGTTGAGTATGACCCGGATATTGTAATCAACGACATCCTCAATACAAACTCCAAGTACACAAAAACCCTTAGGGACAAAGGATTTTTCATAGTGAACTTCGAAGATGTTGGGGGAGGAGTGAAATATGCCCATATGGTCTTTGATGCATTGTATGAACATAAGATACCTCTTAAGAATCTCTACTCAGGACATAAGTATTATATTCTAAAGGATGAATTCTACTACCAATCATTCAAGGAAATTGAAGAGGAAGTGGATAAGGTTCTCCTTACCTTTGGAGGAACAGACCCAAATAATCTCACAGAAAAGGTTCTTGAATCAATATTGGAAAGCAATTACAAAAACAAGATTGAGATTATTTTAGGTCTTGGCTATGCAAACAAAAAGGAAATTCAAGAGAAATACAAGGATAATGAAAGAATAGAAATCTATGAAAACGTCAAGAACATGAGCGAGCATATGCACGATGCTGACCTGATATTCACTTCAGCAGGAAGAACCATGTATGAAATAGCTTCCCTGGGCGTTCCGTGCATTTGCCTTTGTCAAAACGAAAGGGAACTGAGCCACATCTTTGGAAATGTGGAAAACGGATTCATCAATTTAGGTTTAGGAAGCGAATGTTCTAAAGAAGAAATCAAAGAAACCTTTGAAAGCACAATTGAAGATTATCAATTAAGGAAGGAAATGAACAGGAGAATGAGTGAAATAGATCTGAAACATGGATTTGACAATATTAAAAGGCTTATTAAACAATCATATAAGGAATGGGAAGAGGAAAATAAATAA
- a CDS encoding N-acetylneuraminate synthase family protein — MSIFNEEPFLIAEIGVNYYDIAKKESISNMDAAKLMVKEAKDAGCNAVKFQSYKADTIASKNSPAYWDTNEEPTQSQYELFKKFDSFGEEEYREIADYCNEIGIMFLSTPFDFDSIDYLDEFMDVYKISSSDLTNIPFIKRIAEKGKDIIISTGASNLDEIRFAIETIEKTNEKYTNGEAGIGIMHCVLSYPTDNADANLLMIKNLKDLYPNYEIGYSDHTKPDENMLILTTAYLYGASILEKHYTLDKTLQGNDHYHGMDPDDIRKFKKNIDLIKTINGQYDKVPLPCEGESRKQARRSIIAKEEIKEGSEITEDMLTYKRPGTGISPSEIANVIGKKAKINIAEDELLKYEYLE, encoded by the coding sequence ATGAGCATATTCAATGAAGAGCCATTTTTAATAGCTGAAATTGGGGTAAACTACTACGATATTGCCAAAAAGGAAAGCATAAGCAATATGGATGCGGCTAAATTAATGGTGAAGGAAGCAAAGGATGCAGGTTGCAATGCAGTTAAATTCCAATCTTATAAGGCAGATACAATAGCTTCTAAAAACTCTCCAGCATATTGGGATACAAATGAGGAGCCAACCCAATCACAATACGAATTATTCAAGAAATTCGATTCCTTTGGAGAGGAAGAATACAGGGAAATAGCCGATTACTGCAACGAAATTGGAATCATGTTCCTATCAACACCTTTTGATTTCGACTCCATTGACTATTTGGATGAATTCATGGATGTCTATAAGATATCCTCATCAGATCTCACAAACATTCCTTTCATCAAAAGAATAGCTGAAAAGGGAAAAGACATTATCATTTCAACAGGGGCTTCAAATCTTGATGAGATAAGATTTGCCATTGAAACCATCGAGAAGACCAATGAAAAATACACCAATGGAGAAGCGGGAATAGGAATCATGCACTGTGTTCTTTCCTATCCGACAGACAATGCTGATGCAAACCTATTGATGATCAAGAACCTTAAAGACCTATACCCTAACTATGAGATAGGCTACTCAGACCATACAAAGCCTGATGAAAATATGCTCATTCTGACAACCGCTTATCTTTATGGGGCAAGCATCCTTGAAAAGCATTACACATTGGATAAAACACTTCAAGGAAATGATCACTATCATGGAATGGATCCTGATGACATTAGAAAATTCAAAAAGAACATCGATCTTATCAAAACAATCAACGGACAATATGATAAGGTCCCCCTACCGTGTGAAGGAGAATCAAGAAAACAAGCTAGACGTTCCATTATTGCAAAAGAAGAAATAAAAGAAGGAAGTGAAATTACAGAAGATATGCTCACATATAAAAGGCCAGGAACTGGAATTTCACCAAGTGAGATAGCAAATGTGATTGGCAAAAAAGCTAAAATAAATATTGCGGAAGATGAATTGCTTAAATATGAATATCTAGAATAG
- a CDS encoding sialyltransferase, which produces MTFTVKEICQNIWNLEEKYELNHKEIQDCYPWQLIRMYLYYEITRKTNVFESAQQSSLSLFDKINSFLPFLKNSILSNPLSGNENLDALIFDHPRKVIFQDEYQDIYSYFLKDVLNENGKTFETIESPYLNQHFRNSNNIKENHVKFNDRILLGSFIHKTRNRGKLAFTEEEKQLINNVKQELETIFKIEIDLFRIMEDHILNFQYDYKKYIELLQKRNPKCVFLVVAYENKALLAACKKMNVEIIELQHGTISPYHLGYSYPENTMKSNGEIKEIEYFPDKILSFGDYWNNACPFPIAEDKIISMGFPYFEENSKTFMKMAENKNKENNEENHANENKHILFISQGVIGKYLSELAYETAKKINTENKDQNNEQNNNQNNNYQFIYKLHPGEYGTWMENYEYLNKAIIEFDNFKVIDESRPPLYELFAKSNYQIGAFSTAIYEGLAFNCKTFIIDVPGVEYLDDLIEKNIVKKVKNSEELIDYIIKDENNEIEFKEYNKDYFFKNFDKTIFNDILK; this is translated from the coding sequence ATGACTTTTACAGTAAAGGAAATTTGCCAGAACATTTGGAATCTCGAAGAGAAATATGAGTTGAATCATAAGGAGATTCAGGATTGCTATCCTTGGCAATTGATTAGAATGTATTTATATTACGAAATCACCAGAAAGACAAATGTCTTTGAATCTGCCCAACAGTCCAGTCTTTCTCTATTCGATAAGATAAACTCATTCCTGCCTTTTCTCAAAAACAGCATTCTATCAAATCCTTTAAGCGGAAATGAAAATCTTGATGCTCTGATATTCGACCATCCTAGAAAAGTCATATTCCAAGATGAATATCAGGACATTTACAGCTATTTCCTAAAAGATGTATTGAACGAAAATGGAAAAACATTTGAAACCATCGAATCCCCTTATCTGAATCAGCATTTTAGAAACAGTAATAACATTAAGGAAAATCATGTCAAATTCAACGACAGGATTCTTTTAGGTTCATTTATCCATAAAACAAGAAATAGGGGAAAATTGGCTTTTACAGAAGAAGAAAAGCAATTAATCAATAATGTAAAACAAGAGCTTGAAACTATTTTTAAAATTGAAATAGACTTATTTAGAATCATGGAAGATCACATTCTAAATTTCCAATATGATTACAAGAAGTATATTGAACTTCTCCAAAAGAGAAATCCGAAATGTGTTTTCCTTGTTGTGGCTTATGAGAACAAGGCATTGCTTGCAGCCTGTAAGAAAATGAATGTTGAAATCATAGAACTTCAGCATGGAACCATCAGCCCATACCATTTAGGATACAGTTACCCTGAAAATACGATGAAATCCAATGGTGAAATCAAGGAAATCGAATACTTCCCAGATAAGATACTGAGTTTTGGGGATTATTGGAATAATGCATGTCCATTCCCAATAGCTGAAGATAAGATTATCTCAATGGGTTTCCCATATTTTGAAGAGAATTCAAAAACTTTTATGAAAATGGCTGAAAATAAGAATAAAGAAAATAATGAAGAGAATCATGCAAATGAAAATAAACATATCTTGTTTATTTCACAAGGGGTCATTGGAAAATACTTATCCGAATTGGCTTATGAGACCGCTAAAAAAATCAATACTGAAAATAAAGATCAAAATAATGAACAGAATAATAATCAAAATAATAATTATCAATTCATTTATAAATTACATCCTGGAGAATATGGAACTTGGATGGAAAACTACGAATACCTAAACAAAGCGATAATTGAATTCGATAATTTCAAGGTAATTGATGAAAGCCGACCTCCATTATACGAATTGTTTGCAAAAAGCAATTATCAAATAGGTGCCTTTTCTACAGCAATATACGAAGGACTTGCCTTTAACTGCAAAACATTCATCATAGATGTTCCTGGAGTGGAATATTTAGATGATCTGATTGAAAAGAATATTGTAAAAAAAGTTAAAAATAGTGAAGAACTAATAGATTATATTATAAAAGATGAGAATAATGAAATAGAATTTAAGGAGTATAATAAGGATTATTTCTTTAAAAACTTTGATAAAACTATTTTTAATGATATTTTAAAATAA
- a CDS encoding flippase has translation MSEYVRFIQRIGLVGLTNILISLSSLIFIPIITKSFTTAEYGMWAQVNTTIALVPNIANLGLPYTMVRFLSAEKDKEKIKDSFYPMISLTFISTLIICLLFLIFGNTIANTLFNGSMQVLYITTIISFFACMNLMLISFFRTFQQMKRYSLFLVLQSYIGVFVSIYLTYAGYDIETVVLGLLTGYVSVFIMMAFLIVKYLGIGIGKWSNLREQLAFALPTIPSNVSSWVVDSSDKYVIGILIGSVAVGCYSPGYALGSILLMFLSPFAVLLPAVLPEHYEKGDMAEVDKYLSYSMKYYLLLTIPAAVGMSVLSKPLLYIITTPEIALGGYMVTPFVCLGAIFMGMYGITNNILILEKNTMILGKLWIVVAISNIVLNLLLIPYLNILGAAIATLLCYILAFAVTAIASKKTMRLPFNIKELSKILIASAIMGIVVYIMHPIGLISVLISIAVGVIVYFAIIFILKAVTMKEIAIFKDLLH, from the coding sequence ATGAGCGAATATGTGCGATTTATACAAAGGATAGGCTTGGTGGGACTCACAAACATCCTGATTTCTCTAAGTAGCCTAATCTTTATTCCAATCATTACAAAGTCATTCACCACAGCGGAATACGGTATGTGGGCGCAGGTAAACACCACAATCGCACTTGTTCCGAACATTGCTAATCTTGGTCTTCCATACACAATGGTAAGATTCCTCTCCGCTGAAAAGGATAAGGAAAAGATCAAGGACTCCTTCTATCCGATGATCAGCCTAACATTCATTTCCACATTAATCATTTGCCTATTGTTCCTGATCTTTGGAAATACAATTGCAAATACATTATTCAATGGAAGCATGCAGGTATTGTACATTACAACCATAATTTCATTCTTTGCCTGTATGAACCTTATGCTCATAAGCTTCTTCAGAACATTCCAGCAAATGAAAAGATACTCATTATTCCTGGTTCTTCAAAGCTATATCGGAGTATTCGTAAGCATTTATCTCACATATGCAGGATATGACATTGAAACTGTAGTGCTTGGTCTTTTGACAGGTTATGTTTCAGTATTCATCATGATGGCATTCCTGATTGTAAAATATCTTGGAATAGGAATAGGAAAATGGTCAAACTTAAGGGAACAGCTTGCTTTTGCTCTTCCAACAATTCCAAGCAATGTATCCAGTTGGGTTGTTGATTCAAGCGACAAGTATGTAATCGGAATCCTTATAGGATCCGTTGCAGTGGGATGCTATTCACCAGGATATGCTTTAGGAAGCATATTGCTTATGTTCCTTTCACCTTTTGCAGTTCTCCTTCCGGCAGTCCTGCCTGAACATTATGAAAAGGGGGATATGGCCGAAGTGGACAAGTACCTTAGCTATTCCATGAAATATTACTTGCTCCTGACAATACCTGCAGCTGTAGGAATGAGTGTGCTTTCAAAGCCATTGCTATACATTATCACAACTCCAGAGATAGCTCTTGGAGGATATATGGTAACTCCTTTCGTTTGTCTTGGAGCAATATTCATGGGAATGTATGGAATTACAAACAATATTCTCATTTTGGAAAAGAACACAATGATTCTTGGTAAGTTATGGATTGTAGTGGCCATTTCAAATATAGTCTTGAATCTATTGCTCATACCTTACTTGAACATTCTTGGAGCTGCAATTGCCACACTTCTTTGCTACATTTTGGCATTTGCTGTAACAGCAATTGCAAGCAAGAAGACCATGAGATTGCCATTCAATATAAAAGAGCTTTCAAAGATTCTTATTGCATCAGCGATTATGGGAATAGTTGTATATATTATGCATCCGATTGGATTAATTAGTGTCTTGATATCCATAGCCGTTGGAGTAATTGTATACTTTGCAATCATCTTCATTTTAAAAGCAGTGACAATGAAAGAAATTGCAATCTTTAAAGATTTGCTTCATTAA
- a CDS encoding acyltransferase produces MISKILNVFKAIKRKYYTFRVKRVSSSCGNDLTVNAYSYITPKTSLGNNVNFNGMKIQGTANVIIGDNFHSGIECMIITDSHNYEGEAIPYDDTVISKDVVIEDNVWLGNRVIILPGVTIGEGAIIQAGSVVVKDIPKYAIAGGHPAQVFSSRDKDHYEELKKEGKFH; encoded by the coding sequence ATGATTTCTAAAATTCTTAATGTTTTTAAGGCAATTAAAAGAAAATATTATACCTTTAGAGTGAAAAGGGTATCTTCATCATGTGGAAATGATTTAACCGTTAATGCTTATTCCTATATCACTCCAAAGACAAGCCTTGGAAACAATGTGAATTTCAATGGCATGAAAATTCAAGGAACTGCAAATGTAATTATTGGTGATAACTTTCACAGTGGAATCGAATGCATGATAATAACCGACAGCCATAATTATGAAGGTGAGGCCATTCCTTATGATGATACTGTCATCTCAAAAGATGTTGTCATTGAGGATAACGTATGGTTGGGAAATCGTGTGATCATACTTCCAGGAGTCACTATTGGTGAAGGAGCCATTATTCAGGCAGGAAGTGTTGTAGTCAAGGACATTCCAAAATATGCAATTGCCGGAGGGCATCCTGCTCAAGTCTTTTCTTCAAGGGATAAGGATCATTATGAGGAATTGAAAAAGGAAGGAAAGTTTCATTAG
- a CDS encoding glycosyltransferase: protein MKILHVAHFFYPCLSAGGVVNASYQIALKESMDNDVKVITSDSCKERLKFPDGRYDVDVDGIKVDYFKNLSNRFKLATMLDTPLSAPFKIRKDIKNYEIVHIHEHRQTLAIFASHFARKNNIPYIVQAHGSVLPFFQKEGLKNLFDKVFGFRILHNASCVFALTEVEKEQYLKMGVEEERIEIVPLGINLVEYEDLPAFGRFRSKFNIEDDEKLILFVGRIHEIKGLDLLMDSFNDLINGLRDDAKDEKIKLAIVGPDDGYLSRLEEKIKDYSLEEKVIITGPLYNEEKQEALVDCDLFVMPSRYESFTTSGLEAMACSKPLVLTKNNHIHDWVDGNVGLACDDDKDSLREAIQAVLFDKNLSRTFGENGKKLVVEKYNWDIINNQILEIYRKFL, encoded by the coding sequence ATGAAAATTTTACATGTTGCACATTTCTTTTATCCTTGTCTTTCTGCAGGAGGTGTAGTCAATGCAAGCTATCAGATTGCTTTGAAGGAAAGCATGGATAATGATGTCAAAGTTATCACTTCAGACTCATGTAAGGAAAGATTAAAATTCCCAGATGGCCGCTATGATGTGGATGTGGATGGAATAAAGGTTGATTATTTTAAAAACCTGTCCAATAGATTTAAGCTTGCCACTATGCTTGATACACCATTAAGCGCTCCATTTAAGATTAGAAAGGACATTAAAAACTATGAAATAGTGCATATCCATGAACATAGGCAGACCTTAGCCATTTTCGCAAGCCATTTTGCAAGGAAAAACAATATCCCTTATATTGTGCAGGCTCATGGTTCTGTTCTTCCATTTTTCCAGAAGGAAGGTTTGAAAAACCTTTTTGATAAGGTATTCGGATTTAGGATTCTTCACAATGCCTCTTGCGTATTTGCCCTTACTGAAGTGGAAAAGGAACAGTATTTGAAAATGGGTGTCGAGGAGGAAAGAATTGAAATTGTTCCTCTTGGAATAAACTTGGTAGAATACGAAGATCTCCCCGCTTTCGGTAGATTCAGATCCAAATTCAATATTGAAGATGATGAAAAGCTGATTCTTTTTGTAGGCAGAATCCATGAAATCAAGGGGCTTGATTTATTGATGGATTCATTCAATGATTTAATAAATGGTTTAAGGGATGATGCTAAAGATGAAAAGATTAAATTAGCTATTGTTGGTCCTGATGACGGTTATCTGTCCAGATTGGAAGAAAAGATTAAAGACTATTCCCTAGAAGAAAAAGTTATTATAACAGGTCCATTGTATAATGAAGAAAAACAGGAAGCTTTAGTAGATTGTGACCTATTTGTCATGCCTTCAAGATATGAATCATTTACAACAAGCGGTCTTGAGGCAATGGCATGTTCCAAGCCATTGGTGTTGACAAAAAACAATCATATTCATGATTGGGTTGATGGAAATGTAGGCCTTGCATGTGATGATGATAAGGACTCCTTAAGGGAAGCCATTCAAGCTGTATTATTTGATAAAAATCTGTCCAGAACCTTTGGTGAAAACGGGAAAAAACTTGTCGTGGAAAAATATAATTGGGACATTATAAACAATCAGATTTTAGAAATTTATAGGAAATTTCTCTAA
- a CDS encoding glycosyltransferase family 39 protein: MIFKNILDDLNISRNDFFYLLILTVFSILITYNMMIFNQSLGIYCSDVFIYLSNSLVFAGYPSSILYLYLSPVVCILTAILFKLGFLSEMSLYLVTGIFCIIANFGIYVLLKNRFSSLLSLCGAFLFGSLSLCLLWWANGTLDVPAVALSIWSIIFTVLAIDRDSKYYMIAIPFFVLAVFTRYTALFLLPLILLYYLSFHDFFSNLDLFFRNREDFAIKVKSYIKSEEFRNILKGCAIAFVLVVLFSASILAYGSHLSFLTQSSTFASGSKGEVIDNAYTTDTFFYLHDFPNFLFADNVSFDGVIPVLNGSSLMSYLLIGLFAIGILLFAYKLFNAKRDEDSKYKNIVGILFIALLVISILSFRINSIITITILLADFVILFSFFKKIGIDREIYSFNILMLSWFLVYFLFFTFLNIKVNRYIITVFPAFIYFVIFALNEILDWCGKFKFLKFKKQNLLNLIPIVLIVFCIFSAFTFTHTVHYDEDFSKNKVIADYIEDYDPAYASKDIAVFNQRSYNWFLKMYTIPLTDDQLDYLESSNITYYISDDKFNLENYTMIYQKEGLYLYERN, translated from the coding sequence ATGATTTTTAAAAATATTTTAGATGATTTGAATATCTCTAGGAATGATTTTTTTTATTTATTGATTTTAACAGTCTTTAGCATTCTCATTACCTATAATATGATGATTTTCAATCAATCTCTTGGAATATACTGTTCGGATGTTTTCATTTATTTGTCCAATTCACTTGTTTTTGCAGGTTATCCTTCAAGCATTCTATATTTGTATTTATCCCCTGTTGTTTGTATTCTGACAGCCATTCTGTTTAAATTGGGATTTTTATCTGAAATGTCCCTTTACTTGGTAACCGGAATTTTCTGCATTATTGCCAATTTTGGCATCTATGTTCTTCTCAAGAATAGGTTCAGTTCCCTATTGAGTCTTTGCGGTGCATTTCTTTTTGGAAGCCTTTCCCTTTGTTTGCTCTGGTGGGCTAATGGAACACTGGATGTCCCTGCAGTTGCATTATCAATATGGTCAATCATTTTCACAGTTCTTGCAATTGATAGGGATTCAAAATATTATATGATAGCCATTCCATTCTTTGTTTTAGCTGTTTTCACACGTTACACTGCATTGTTCCTATTGCCTTTAATATTATTGTATTATCTCTCTTTCCATGATTTCTTTAGCAATTTGGATTTATTCTTCAGGAATAGAGAGGATTTTGCAATAAAGGTCAAGTCTTACATAAAAAGCGAGGAATTCAGGAATATCCTAAAGGGCTGTGCAATAGCATTTGTCCTAGTGGTTTTATTCTCAGCTTCCATTTTGGCATATGGCTCTCATTTATCATTCTTAACTCAAAGTTCAACATTTGCATCAGGTTCTAAAGGTGAAGTGATAGATAATGCCTACACAACTGACACATTCTTTTATCTTCATGATTTCCCAAATTTCCTATTTGCAGACAATGTAAGCTTTGACGGAGTCATACCTGTTTTAAACGGTTCCAGTTTAATGTCCTATTTGCTGATTGGGCTATTTGCAATCGGCATTCTACTGTTTGCATATAAGTTGTTCAATGCCAAGAGAGATGAGGATTCCAAATACAAAAATATTGTAGGAATCTTATTTATTGCACTTCTTGTCATTTCAATTTTAAGCTTTAGAATCAATTCAATCATTACAATCACCATATTATTGGCTGATTTTGTTATATTGTTTTCATTTTTCAAGAAAATAGGCATTGACAGAGAGATTTATTCATTCAATATCCTGATGCTCTCATGGTTTTTGGTTTACTTCCTATTCTTCACATTCTTGAACATTAAGGTAAACAGATACATAATTACAGTATTTCCGGCTTTCATTTATTTTGTAATTTTTGCCCTTAATGAGATTTTAGATTGGTGTGGAAAGTTCAAATTCCTTAAGTTTAAGAAACAGAATCTCTTAAACCTAATTCCGATTGTTTTAATTGTATTCTGTATTTTTTCAGCATTCACATTCACCCATACAGTTCATTATGATGAAGATTTCAGTAAGAATAAGGTGATTGCAGATTATATAGAGGATTATGATCCGGCTTATGCTTCAAAGGATATTGCAGTATTCAATCAAAGGTCTTATAATTGGTTTTTAAAGATGTATACAATCCCATTGACAGATGACCAATTGGATTATCTGGAGTCAAGCAATATCACTTATTATATTTCTGATGATAAGTTTAATCTGGAAAATTATACAATGATATATCAAAAAGAAGGTTTATATTTGTATGAGAGGAATTAA
- a CDS encoding UbiA family prenyltransferase, which produces MNAYLEIIRPGNAVMAAIAVILMAFVGHYYALPIIICALIVFVCTGAGNTINDVFDVKIDEINKPNRPIPSGRISLENARNYAYVLFGIGVVLSLIDSYLVNSIWPSVIVIPAVIIMYLYARNFKAMPLVGNITVATLTGFCFVIAGVVIACATSSLKILFISIYLGLFALFMTLAREIVKDMEDIEGDKKEGARTFPILYGKKIPSIISIILIVVTTLMCPILYILKIFNVWYMVIMIVPIIIFLYSAYTLKLNPSEEICAKVSKNLKIAMLISFVAFVVGSFNIANIFNFL; this is translated from the coding sequence ATGAATGCTTATTTAGAAATAATTCGTCCAGGAAATGCGGTCATGGCGGCTATTGCTGTAATCTTGATGGCATTCGTCGGGCATTATTATGCCTTGCCTATTATCATCTGCGCATTGATTGTTTTTGTATGCACAGGTGCTGGGAATACCATCAACGATGTTTTTGATGTAAAGATTGATGAAATCAACAAGCCGAATCGTCCGATTCCATCTGGAAGAATCAGCCTTGAAAATGCAAGGAATTATGCTTATGTCCTCTTTGGAATTGGTGTTGTCTTAAGTCTCATTGACAGCTATTTGGTAAATTCCATTTGGCCTTCCGTTATTGTCATTCCCGCAGTAATCATAATGTATTTGTATGCAAGAAACTTCAAGGCCATGCCATTGGTTGGAAACATTACTGTAGCTACATTGACAGGGTTCTGCTTTGTCATAGCAGGTGTTGTCATAGCTTGCGCTACAAGCTCATTGAAGATCTTGTTCATTTCAATATATTTAGGACTGTTTGCACTATTCATGACTTTAGCCCGTGAAATAGTGAAGGATATGGAAGACATAGAAGGAGACAAAAAGGAAGGAGCAAGAACCTTCCCGATTCTTTATGGAAAGAAAATCCCTTCAATCATTTCAATAATATTAATAGTTGTAACAACCTTGATGTGCCCTATTCTTTATATTCTCAAAATTTTCAATGTTTGGTATATGGTGATAATGATAGTGCCTATCATCATTTTCCTATATAGTGCATACACCTTAAAATTAAATCCAAGTGAGGAAATCTGTGCAAAGGTTTCTAAAAATCTTAAGATTGCTATGCTAATCAGTTTTGTAGCATTTGTAGTGGGATCTTTCAATATTGCAAATATTTTTAATTTCTTATAA